Genomic DNA from Trichoderma asperellum chromosome 5, complete sequence:
GCATCATTAGCAATACTTTAAGAGAgacaaacaaagagaatatAATGgcatatagtaaaaaaaaaaaaaaaaaaagaagaagaagaagaagaagaagaagaagaagaagaagaagccactTACTCCAGGCGCGGCGCAAAGATCCAGCAGGactttgctcttctccaaGAAGCCATACTTCTTGTTCAATTGAATTAGCTTGAATGCAGCACGGGCACGGTaacctttttctttggcaAGCTTGTACCACTTGTCAAGACGGCCTTTGCCGTGCTTTTTTTGAATTGCCATGATGCTGAGGAAACGCCAATCACGGATGAATCCCAAGCGTTCTGCCAGACTCTCGAGCAATCCAGAAATTTTATTGGAAAGTTGCGCCGATAAACGACATCACGTGGCGATAAGAGGTGGGCTGGTTTCAAGACCCAGCGCATTAGGTAGCTACCCATATATTGGGATCAATGCAGCACCGCCATGCTCTCTATTATTATTCCCCCATCACTATAACCCTTGACACTCTTCCAGGCGTGGTGCGAGGCCACATGGTCGTCAATAGAGCAATTGCCCAGACTGGAAGAGCCCGACCACGATGAGCGGCCGGTTCCTCGCAGCTAGTCTGCGGCCTGTGGCGGCGCGAAATACCTCCACCGCGGCCGTCCGCCACTTACACCGATTTCCAACTGGAGGGCTGCTACGAGCAGATGCCTCAATTCGAGAAGCTAGAAAGCGCATGTGGTTTGGGGGCAACTCCATCCACAACCTGGTCATCGCACGAAATGCGTCCTTTGTTCGACTTCTACCCAAATTGGTGGTGAAGTTTGCTAGAATCCCTGCCTTATTTGGTGGCTTGGCCATTGGTGGCTTTGCCTGGGTTCAGTATCAGGCCACACGTATGTGACTCTCGTCCCCAATCATCCGTTACGAGTGATGTTTACTAACGGATTGCAGAGGCTGGCAATTATGCCATTTCACTCTTCAGCACAACCTTTGACACGGTGAGCGGCACGGCATCCAGCCTATACGGATCTGCCAAAGATGTAGCGGATCAAACACGCCAAGGCTGGGAAAGCACAAAGGAACGAATAGAGGTCCCTGAATGGTTGAAGAACATGCTAGGGACGCACGAGGAAACCGGCTCTGGCGGATCAGGAGGACCCAATGGCGATCCTAAGCACAGTAAAGttggcgccgctgctgccgtgGGCGCTTCAGCTGCCGCTGTTGGTTACGACAAAACTGAAGACGACGATTCACGAAATCCACTACAAGCGTCTAAAGATGATCAGATGATGGTATtaacgaagaagatgattgaGATTCGGAGCATACTGCAAAAGGTCGGCCAGTCCAGCTCTCTCACTCTGCCATCTATCGTTGTCATTGGTTCGCAATCGTCTGGAAAGAGCTCAGTGTTGGAAGCCATCGTGGGCCACGAATTTCTACCAAAGGGAAGCAATATGGTTACTCGGAGACCGATCGAATTGACTCTGGTCAACACACCAGAGTCGGCTGAGGAATATGGAGAATTTCCAGACCTTGGTTTACGCAAAATCTCTGATTTTTCTTCGATTCAGCGAACATTGACAGAGCTAAATTTGGCTGTTTCGGACGCAGAGTGTGTCTCGGACGACCCCATTCACTTGACGATATATTCGCGCAATGTTCCTGATCTTTCTCTCATCGATCTCCCCGGCTACATCCAGGTTGTAGGACAAAACCAACCCCTACAGCTGAAGCAGAAGATATCTGAATTATGTGACAAATACATCCAACCGCCAAACGTAATTCTTGCCATCTCCGCTGCAGATGTCGATTTAGCGAACTCGGCAGCTCTTAGAGCGTCGCGGAGAGTCGATCCCCGAGGCGAACGAACCATTGGAGTCATTACCAAGATGGACTTGGTAGATCCTTCCCGCGGTGCTAACATTCTTAACGATACACAATATCCTCTACGGCTGGGTTACGTCGGGGTTGTGACAAAAGCACCGCTCTCACAAGGTTTGTTTAAGATGGGTTCTTCAGACCTACTTGCAGCGATCTCCAAGAATGAAAATTCCTACTTTTCGTCGCATCCTCTTGAGTTTGGGCCAGAGGCAGGCGTCAACGTGGGCACATTGAATCTTCGAAAGACATTAATGCGTGTTCTGGAACAAACAATGTCATCCAGCTTACAGAGCACAAGCGACGCCATTAGACAGGAGTTGGAAGAGGCAACCTACGAATTCAAAGTTCAGTATAACGATCGCCCTCTCTCTGCGGAATCTTACCTTGCCGAAAGCCTCGATGCTTTCAAGCATTCATTTAAGCAATTTACCGAGGAATTTGGGCGTCCAGAAATGCATGAGATTTTAAAGAGCGCTCTTGATCAGAAAGTTCTGGACCTGCTAGCCGCACGTTACTGGAACAAGCCAGTGACGGATTTGGCACAGGCGAAATTGGATCTCGACAATCTCGCTGACCTCCCCAAGTCCGATCCCGATTCTCTTTATTGGCGTCGTCAGCTAGATGCTTCGACCTCAGCCCTCACAAAGCTAGGAGTCGGGCGCTTGGCAACCACAGTCATCGCAGCATCTCTCCAAGCACATGTCGATAAATTGCTTGCAAACTCGAGTTTTGTGAGCCATCCTTTTGCTAAGAAAGCCATAACTGACGCCGCATCAACCATTCTCAATGAAAGATTTTATAGCACCAGTGATCAGGTTGAAAACTGCATCAAACCCTTCAAATTCGACATTGAGGTTGATGAAAGAGAGTGGAATCAAGGCCGCGAGCACGTTGGCACTGTTCTAAAGAAGGAGCTGCAAGATTGCGAGGCTGCCCTGGCAAGCTTGGAGCCAGCTGTCGGTGGCCGCAGGAAGCTAAAGGAAGTGATGGCCTTTGTGGACAAGGCGCGAAAGGGTGACATCGTTGTAGAGGGCGACGGGCGAAGTGGTGCGGGAGGATTTAGCGCTGCCCTCCTCAGTAAAGGTCAGTTACCGAGGCCGCTCATATGCATAACTCATGATGCTAACACTGATACAGGGAGAGAAGCTGTCTTCCTTCGAGATAGGGCCGATCTTATCAAGATGCGAATGCTGGCTGTCAAGTCGAAGCAGTGCAACAATCCCAAAAACAAATATTATTGCCCAGAAGTCTTTTTGGACGCTGCAGCTACTAAACTGGCTTCCACAGCTGTTCTCTTCCTCAACGTGGAATTGCTGTCAGAGTTTTACTATAACTTCCCGCGAGAGCTAGATCTTCGTCTCGGACGGCATCTATCCGCAGAGGAAGTTGAGAAGTTCGCCAAGGAAGATCCCAAGATCCGCCGACATCTTGATGTCATCCGGAGGAAAGAGCTTTTGGAATTGGTACttgagaagatggaaagTCTCCGGCAACTAGAaggaagagacagagaccATGGAGCGAActcaagaagaggagcagctAACAAAGAACGTGGACGATGGGGGCTCTTCTGAGCCATTCATCACAAGACCGAGATTGCAGGCATTCTGCACAGGTTAGCCATTGTATACCATGTTCGGTCATATGAGGTTGAATGTGTGGTGATGATAGTTCTCCACTAAGTTATGTTTACTCATGATCAGTAAAGGCCCCTTGGTTCGTGTTCTCGTGTATGAAACGTTATGACCATCCCCTATAAAGACATAAATGACAGTTACGAAatgagaaaaggaaaaggaagagaaacgggaaaaaaaaaaagaaagaaagaaagaaagaaagggaggaggaggaggattaGATAGGAATTACACTCTATtggtttataaatatatatatatatatgcgtCAACCTAACTCGACTAGTTTAGTTAGAACGCGAAGCAAACCTTAGCATGTTCGCCAGGCGATAATTTTTCAAATAGTTGTGTCAACAGTCGTTTCTACAGTGACTTCCCACCTCACATTGCCCCCGTTGCCATAACCTTCTCCTAATCTATTCTGTATCAAGGTAGAAATCCGATTGCGCAGCTTTCCCAGTGCAAGTTCATCATACCCATTTGTAATGATGACTTTCAAGTTGGCCATACACAAGCCATAGTGGACTTGCCAGAATTGAGCACCGTCTATGCGGGCAATGCCTGATTCGGATTCAATCTCACGGAGAACGGCTGAGACGCCAACATCACCTCTATTCCCGCCATACGACATGAGGAGCATAAGCCCCTGGGCAACAGCAACACGCATGCCCAAACTAAACATTGCAAGAGAAATGACGGCACAGATCAGCCGGTCGAGCCAGTCGTACAAAGAAATAGATAGAAGGGGCAACAGTGCAATTAGAGCGGAGAAGAATAGGGTGAAAAAATGGAAAGGGTTGGAGAGTATGCTAGGCAAGGTAGCCAGATATGAAACTCTCATGACCTTGGCAATCCGAGCATGATTTTTCAAACCATAAGCTGATACAAGCGTGCTCGCAATTGCAGCAGCCGACACGAGGTCAAGGGAGTTGGCGGAGACGTGGTCGTGAGCATGTTCATGTTCATGATGAGCTTCGTGGTCCCCAACCGACTCGAGGATGTGTTTAAGATTGTGCGAGAGCAGGTCAAACCCTCCAAACAGGAGGAAAATAGACATGGCGAAGCCCGCAAGAATCTCCGCTCGTTCAAGCCCAAAGGGATGTCTAATGCTGCTACGACGCCACACTTCGAAATTGCCCAGGACATCAACCACCACGCAGACAGCGGCGCTGCCCGCgtcaaagaagacgagatgAGACAAGGCCATTGCAGCAAGAGAGCCTCCCGATCTGTAAAATATGAACATGGCAATGGCGACATGGCACAGGCCCCAGTAGAGGCGCATACGCTGGTCTCGCTGTAAGCTTTTCCAGGCTTCTTTAAGGGTGGGTGTGGGGAGCGATGCTGGAAGGACGGGCGGTGGTCTTGGAGGCGGTTCTTGGAAGATCTGATGCTGGGCCGACACGCTGCTATGCTTATACCGGTGCCCGCGACGCTGGCCGACGTTCTGTCGTTGGAGCTGTTAGTTTGAGGGAACCAGCGGGCATCTTGATGTGTATGTGACGAACCGATTTAACAGGTGTGGTCGATATCACCTGCGTTTGGAAATTGAAGGGATTGGGAGCAGCAGGCGCCTGGCTGCCGCCCTGCGGAGACTCTGCCTCCGATGTCATTGCTGCGCGGACGCGTCAAATGAGATCACTATCGTTCGTCGAGATGGCTGAGGAAGTCGCTCGATATGCCCCTCGGGTTTGGCGGTGTCGGCGTCGCCAAACAACGAGCGCCGGTGTATTGGGTATTTGAAGAGTCTCCAGGAAGACGAAGCGATCTGGTCAGTACGTGCTCTAATTCCCTCGGATGGCGGTCTGTTCACTCTGCCATCGCCGTGGCTCTCGCAGATCGCAGTCGCATGCTCGCCGGCTGTGGTTGGTGAAGCTGTCAGGAAgtggtactaggtaggccTACGGAGTATCGCCGCTGCGAGGAAAATGCAGGGGTACCCTGTAATGCAGAGCATGTACTCCGCATTTTATTTCTGCGTCGCTACGCAATCTACGCTTACTCGAGTATCTGGGCTCAAGGGCAGCGATGGAAATGCCTGAAGGATGAGCAATTGCACATTTTCGGATCAAGCGCATGGGCAGATTGCTCAATTGTCTTGTGTTTTAATACATATTCGGTGTTGTTATAGTCTATcagtttattattactgcgAAGGACTTGCTAAGGTTCTAGCAGTTAGCCGCAATACAGCACAATTTGGTACCCGACCACTACAGGCGGCTGCTAGTACTATAAGGTACTTCACATGGCGGGCGTGCGGCCTTGTACCTCACACAACATTCCTGAGGTAGCCATTTCTGCAGCAACAATGCGCCAAGCTGAGACCCGGCCATGGTGCCTACTAAAGTAGGTAGGCACGGCTAAATCGCGTTAGGATCGAGATCTCCGATAATGTCTATATACTGGGGCCACCTGACAGCTGCGGCGCCAATCGTTCGGTATCAGCTGCGGAGGCTTCTCGCATCACCTCATAGCGCAACCAGCAGCCATTCGATGCCGAGATCCAGATGATCTGGTACTTGCTCTATCCGCTGCGAGGGTGAGGACACGCTCGATTCCATTCCCTCGCTACCCTCCATCCCAGAGCCCGGAGGTAGCCTCGTCCAATCAAAAAGCTGTGTTGACCATGGGTATCTGCGCCATAGAACAACAGAGGCACCTGTCCTCGCACCATCTCACCCGTTTCGACGAGCTGTTGCTCGCTACGGCCGAAATGCGTCTCGCAATGCCATCGGGACGCTGCTGGCCTCGGCCGGCGTTGCTTCACTGCTAATATACCCGGTGCCATTTCTGTACACCACCGATTTCGTCAGCGCGGCGTCGAACCTCCCTCACCATGCATGGACCGCCGCCCAGCCGCTCCGCTACGACGCCGCCATCACTCCCGACATCATCATGCGTTCCATATGGATCCATTCGAGCTATATGCAAGCATTGAGCCCGGACGTCCTCCTGTCGGCTCTCGAGCTACAAGACGAGCTTCTGGGCACAACTCAAGACTTCAACCCTGGCAGGTATTCCGGCCTGCCTCCTCCCGGTGACCCCAATGCGCCCCTATCGCCAGCCCAACGCGATGCTCTCCACGTCGTCAATGGCCTGACCGACCAGTCGTGGGCATTTCAATCGCCGCTGCTGTACTGGAACTGCTCCCGCGAACGAATTCTGGCCGACGAAGATATCCTGGCAACCGTCAACGACAGGAAGAACCAATCCACACCGGCAAACATCACCTTACGGCACTCTATTGTTTTTAGTGGCAAGCGATTTGAAGATCGCCGTTTACTAGCCGCCGACGCCCTCGTCATTACGCTCTTGTACCGAAATGCGTCGCCTGTTGGTCGCCATTGGGAGGACGTCGCGCCATCTTTACCCGCCAAGGTAGGGGACAAATGGGACATATATCCTGCAAACGGCCAAGTCTCAGGCAGCCAGCTCTATGAGTTTAAATTCAGGCCGATTACTGCTCAAGATTCAATCATTTTTGCCGTGGCCTATGCGGTCGCCCTCCTATATTTCCTCATAAACCTAACGAAGCTCCGCGCTATCAAATCCAAGTTTGGCCTCATAGTCACCGTCATTGCCCAGATATTGCTTTCGATTGTGTCTAGTCTCACTGTCTGCGCTTTCTTGAACCTCGATCTTTCCCGTATTCCGCGGGCCGCATACCCCTTAATAGTGCTGATAATGAGCCTGGATCATATCCTTCGGCTGATGAACGCATTGATTCGCACTCCTTCGGAAGATAGTACGAGCAACAGGATAGGGTATGCTTTTGGCGAGATTGCGCCCGCTGCCTTGGCAACCTCCATCCAGAACTGTGCGATTCTAATAGCATTGTCACGCGTTGTCTCGCCAGGCGTTTCCGAATTCTGCATCTTTGCGGCGGTTGCAATTGTGCTTGATACTTTCTATCTATCtaccttcttcctctctgtcCTCAGTGTTGATGTGCGTCGAATGGAGCTTGGGGATGCTCTCGCAAAAGAGTCTATGCGTCGTAACCGCAATGCGAACTACAGTCGCAACTCCTCCTGGGTGAAACGCATAGTTCAAGGGAAGATTGCATTATCAACACGAGTCGCTGGAACACTCGTCGTCCTGGGCTTCGTATTTATCGCCCAATCTCGTTTTTTCAGCGATAGAGATATTTCTCGGCGGCTATCTCAGTTATATGGCGGCAAAAATTTAGAGCCCAGCCTCCCATCTCCTTTGAAGACATCTCTACTGAACGAAATCCACCAAGCAAGGAGTCCTACTTCTTGGCTACTGCTGCAAGACCACGATGCAGCTCATGAAATAATTCGCATCATAAAGCCTTCAGCCTATAGCTACATAGCCAGAGTCTATGAGCCTTTGGTTTTTGTAAAAAAGGGATCCAATCGAGCGCCTCGGATGAAAGAGTCGATTTTATCACCAGCAGTACTCGATTTTATCAATCATCAGCTCACTCCGCTCGTTTTCATAGACGTTCTTGTGGTTTTTCTGCTCCGCCGACTTACAGCCTATCTTTTACCAGATGACAAAGCGAAGCGAGAAGGGCTCAGTGATTCTAGCGAGGAGCCTAGCCTGGGAGTTAAAACATTGTCCGGAGGGCATTGCCTTGATATAGCTATGCTCGCATATTCCTCTGGAGGATACGCTGTGTCTGTTGGCTTGGACCGTAAAATTTGCCTGTGGAGTCTTAACAACGAGGATCGATGCTTCACAATCTCTGACCCAGAAAGAGATATCGGGATTAAATTTCCCGTACTTGCAATTGCCATTGATGAGGACTCGGAGTGGCTAGCAATTCTGTCATCGGATGCTGTCACTTTTTGGAACATTGCAACCAACGTGCAAGGCCCTATCATAGCTGCGGAAACCTACAATCAGAAGCCAACAGCTTTCTTCTTAGATCCGAATGTATCATCAAACATTCCAAGACCCGTTATAGTATGGAAGAATGGAACCGTCGTAGATATTGAACCGGCTTCAGGAGAAAGCCGCGAGTTCATGCTTTGTTCCGGGCTAACCTGCGCACGCCAACTTATAAGTATAGGTGAGTCGGGCGTCCTTCCATTCGCGTTAAAGTGCAGGCTCAGGTCATGGCTGACCAACGGGAATCATCCATATCATATAGCTGGCGAGCATCAAAGTCCGACTGTTTTCCTTATAGCAACATCTCGAAATGGAGATATACATGTTGTAGAAAGAATCGGGATGTCGTGGGGAGAGCAGAAAGTTTTTACAGGAAAGCTTGTGGTTGATGAAATACATCAAGTTGTACCGCTTTCGCCTCTCGCCTATTTTCTTGCATCGTCAAAGTCGGACGTTCATCTCATAAACCTGAATGATGGATCTACTGCTTGGAGCTTCTCGATAGAGAACTTGCGACCGCGTTCGCTCGACTGTGCTTTCTCCTGCCATCGGGCATCAAACGCCATGTCAATAGGGCTCAAATCTTTCACACTCAGCTACCAGGCGCTGGACTCCGGTGACGGTATCTTACACACCTTTACACCTCATGAGGACGATGACGCTATTTTTCTGCAGAATTATGGTATTGATCGTGCAATCAGCGGATGGTGTGGTTGGTCTGAAGCAGTACAAACAACGAAACGCATAGACAACCCTGGTGTTTGGAGACTTCTGTATGATGGTAGTGCAATTGGGCTTCGTCGTCGGCCCCGTACCGAATCGAGGAACCGACAGCAGAAAGCTATTTCGAGCGTGCGAAACCGCCTACCGAACGCAAAGAGTCAGGAAGTTGGGGCTTTCAACTGCTGGGAGTTGTGGAGAGCGGCACCTGGTGACCGTCAAGATATAGATGAAATCACACCTCTTTTCCCCAGTGATGAAGACCCGGGGCAAATGATTGTCTGCGAGCCGGGTCCCGGTGTCAAATTTGGGGAGTCATCGGTCGCTTTTGCATTTGGCAATGTTATAAAGGTAGCAACATTGAGCGGGTACAAGCCGTCGGGAATCAATGAGGTAAGCCATGAATCGCTAATGAATATGCCTACGAGACGTCGGAAGGGAGGGACAATGGCCAGGCCAACGGGGACCTAAAGCCGTAGCAGCTTTACCATGTTATATAAGCATATATAAATGACCAGAGCTCAGCTTTCACCATTGTCGACTTATTTTGATGAGTTATGTGAGCACGCTGCGGTGGCGCAAGTGCAAAGAGCCAGCCATGAGAAGGGCTACAGTATAACATCACAGATTGTTGACACAAAGAGTTGCCTTGATGTACCAGGAGAATGAATTAAACGCATTACAGCCAGCTATGTTGGCAAGATATACTGtattgagagagaaaaagaagggggggatATAAATTTGAACGTTAACTAAATATAGGGATATATACTAACATTAGCTGTCAAAACGCTGTTTGCCTAACTGGGTCCATGTCGATTAGCGGCTATGCTCTCTACTCGCCGAGGGGGGAGTACACTgggagaaaaataaaatacacaTGAGAAATCGTTTCGTAAATGAGGTCTACCAACCTGATCCAGGTACCAGAATGGCATAACCCTGTCGTGCTCAATAGGAGGTTGGAACTCAAGCCCGCTCTCATCACCACACTCATTTCAAGCTATATTGGATTTTCCATGCCAATGGGAGGAGTAGTCTCATTGGAATGAACAGAGTGTGGCACCTGAGCTTTGCTGTGAAGCGTGTTGCTAGATCCGAGGCCacgcttcatcatcttccccAACACGGTGACCAATTCACAAGCATCCCGAAACATGTCATCATCCATGCCTTCTGTCGCTTCATAGACCTCATTTATTGTACTTCTCGCCAGACTGCGGCTGCCATCGGCGTCATGGACACATTCGTAGAGAAACGCAGCGTATTCCGTCTTCACTGACAACCGCAGCGAGTGAGAGCCCCAGAGAAGTCTATCAGCCAATTGTGCAGCCTCTTCAAAATACTGGTGGGCTGTGGGCAGATAGTCTTTAGCAGGTAGGAGGAAAGAAAGCGAGAGAGCCGAGACCGGAGCTTCAAAGCCAGGAGGAGGGCCAACAGGACCCCCTTCAAGAGTGTGACGCATTGTTTGTTGGTAGTCATCCGCACTAATGATCTCTTTCTCACGTTCAGCTGATACGGCATCGGGATCCCAGCCCGGCATATTAGAAACGCGAGGCTGATTTCGAAACAGGACAAAGATGTGATGGAAGCTGGCGCGTAGCTTATAGGCCAAAACCTTTAATTCGACGCAGTTACTGACAAAAGGAATGACATATTCTTGCAGCATTTTGAGCCCTTCACGCGCTAACCAAAGGATGCGCATGATGTTTTCATGGAGGGTTGCATCTGGCTTGCGCTGCTTCTTCACCTCGACGAGCTTCTCAGAAAGCCTGAGGGAGAGGCCCAGGATCTTGAAGAGTGTTGATGAGAGTATGGTATTATCATTTTCGACTGCCCTGGCTAATCGCCCCAGATACTTTTGATCCACCTCAGATGATGCCATGGAAGAACAATATCGTTTGCTTATTCAGTCCAGTGTGAAGATATCGGGTATTTGCGAGTCGTTTAGTGAATattcagcagcagaagcagcaatgAAAGCTACAACTCCTCTTGCAGGTGATGGTATAATGAGTAGAGATTAGAGAACAATGGCTTGAGGAACAAGAATGCGACAGCGGTTCCCTAGCTAACCAATGTGCCGTGTCTGTAAGCTGAGAGGGGGAATCAATCGTGATCAGCGGTCGACGAAAAAGCTTGCTGGCGCCAGAGAACAAATTGCAAAATTGTGTACGCAGATAGATCCCTAGAGCCACGACGCTTCGTCAGTAAAGATTCCGCATGAGGGGTTCTACATAGACAGAGTATGCGCGAGAGAAGGGCAGAGGGATGGAAGAAAGGCAGCCAAGCCGCCAGAAACCATCCAGTGTGGCAGCCTATGGGGGGTGGCGGCTGTTACAATTCATGCTGTCGGATCACAAcatgagaagaaaatagTCTATGCTGCTGGCCTGGGCTACCTGGGCATCTTCAGCTTGGGGGACGTTGCGGCATCATGCTCAGGTGCAATATCGAGCATCAAGCTTGCAGCTCCGCGGAAGCTTGCTCGGTTTGCAGTGGTCCTGGCTTGGTGCCATAGAAGTAGAAGCCATGGCTCGCTGGTAGAGGCTCCATCGCTGCGCACCACTTACTGGCATGTAAGAACCTGCAGAGGATGATGACAGTGCGAGACTGCCTGTTTGTATCTGATCTTCAGTTCCAGCCTCCAACAAGGCCCGAGTTTCCCTCACTTGCGCCTCGAAGCCTTGCCTCGCGCGCAATCGGAATCAATATGTGCCATGGTGCTTGTGTGCTGTGAGACAAGGGAAGACGGCGCTGTAAAAGGCGTCGCGCAACCTACCGAGAGGTGGAGAGCAGAGCGCTTGATGCCGGCCGCAATTGGCTTCGGCGAAGGCGCTGCCTGGTGATGGTGGCTTTGGCTCACCGAGGGGTATCCAAGGGCAACGTCGGCCAGGCTGGCGCGTgatggtgacgatgatgatatgatggtgatgacgatgattgcTGCAGGCAGGCTGCGCTCGCGTCCCTGCTAATTAACACAGCTGAGTGTGTTCACGCGCTTGGCAGGGATCAACGATACAGGGGGCCAGGTTTGGACCAGGGTCCCTTGCTGCTCGTGCTGCTTTGATAGACTACTTGTATGCATGGTATCTACTGTATAATAAATCAtgttaaaagaatataaattagATAGGTAcacatgtatacatgtatatacataGGTActagtatatgtatatgcatCAACCTTTCGTCTACGGTGAGTTTTATctaaaacaacaaaaactaAACTGTCCACCTAGGCAAGATAAGAGTTTTAGCTACATGCTCAACATACACATATAATCAAAAAGGCCATTCAGTGCTCTAGGTGAAGGcacatatacacacacatacaagGAAAGGGGCAGATGACAGGCAATTCACTGATTCAAGGCAAGACCAGATTTTTTAAACaatataaaggaaaatatttATTCAGAAGATGGCATGATTCATTGCATAGCTAGCTGGTGTAAGAGTATGCATCATAAACCGATATATCCCATTATCTCTCATTCTCATAAGTCCCGAATACTATCAGCTCAACAGTGTCTCATCTAGCCATGCTATCATAACCCCCAGTTGGAAGTCAGAGACGATTGGAGCAGAAAAAGCCAAGTACCGCAATCTGCTGGATAAGAGGCCTAAAAATTGACAATTGTTGCAAAAAATTGGTGAGAAAATCCGAATTGAGAGTTTGCCATGAGACCCCGTGGGGAACTACTCAAAGAAACTCTGCAGTGACGAGTGTGAGTTGTGCCGGCGTAACGCGCCGCCTGTGTCTCTCATCCGTAGGCTGTTTACATGACGGTGCAGCCAAGGTAGCCGATGTACTGAGGCTTGCCTTGAGGCTTGTCCTGAGGCTTGCCTTGAGGCTTGTCCTGAGGCTTGGCCATGACGGTGCAGCCAAGGTAGCCGATGTATTGAGGCTTGCCCTGGGGCTTGGTCATGACGGTCTGGGCGGAGCGGGCCATTTTTGCTGTTTAGGTGTGGTGAAGCGGAAATGCTTTGCAAGAGGTTGATATTGGATGTTCGAGGCTTTGGAAGTGcgaagatgctgttgctgatgagaTGGATTTCTTGCCGGGCATCACCGGCCTTTTTATCCTCGCCTGG
This window encodes:
- a CDS encoding uncharacterized protein (BUSCO:EOG092D0I6N), which gives rise to MSGRFLAASLRPVAARNTSTAAVRHLHRFPTGGLLRADASIREARKRMWFGGNSIHNLVIARNASFVRLLPKLVVKFARIPALFGGLAIGGFAWVQYQATQAGNYAISLFSTTFDTVSGTASSLYGSAKDVADQTRQGWESTKERIEVPEWLKNMLGTHEETGSGGSGGPNGDPKHSKVGAAAAVGASAAAVGYDKTEDDDSRNPLQASKDDQMMVLTKKMIEIRSILQKVGQSSSLTLPSIVVIGSQSSGKSSVLEAIVGHEFLPKGSNMVTRRPIELTLVNTPESAEEYGEFPDLGLRKISDFSSIQRTLTELNLAVSDAECVSDDPIHLTIYSRNVPDLSLIDLPGYIQVVGQNQPLQLKQKISELCDKYIQPPNVILAISAADVDLANSAALRASRRVDPRGERTIGVITKMDLVDPSRGANILNDTQYPLRLGYVGVVTKAPLSQGLFKMGSSDLLAAISKNENSYFSSHPLEFGPEAGVNVGTLNLRKTLMRVLEQTMSSSLQSTSDAIRQELEEATYEFKVQYNDRPLSAESYLAESLDAFKHSFKQFTEEFGRPEMHEILKSALDQKVLDLLAARYWNKPVTDLAQAKLDLDNLADLPKSDPDSLYWRRQLDASTSALTKLGVGRLATTVIAASLQAHVDKLLANSSFVSHPFAKKAITDAASTILNERFYSTSDQVENCIKPFKFDIEVDEREWNQGREHVGTVLKKELQDCEAALASLEPAVGGRRKLKEVMAFVDKARKGDIVVEGDGRSGAGGFSAALLSKGREAVFLRDRADLIKMRMLAVKSKQCNNPKNKYYCPEVFLDAAATKLASTAVLFLNVELLSEFYYNFPRELDLRLGRHLSAEEVEKFAKEDPKIRRHLDVIRRKELLELVLEKMESLRQLEGRDRDHGANSRRGAANKERGRWGLF
- a CDS encoding uncharacterized protein (TransMembrane:6 (i92-110o116-139i160-178o212-228i249-272o278-300i)~EggNog:ENOG41~BUSCO:EOG092D33FU) codes for the protein MTSEAESPQGGSQAPAAPNPFNFQTQVISTTPVKSNVGQRRGHRYKHSSVSAQHQIFQEPPPRPPPVLPASLPTPTLKEAWKSLQRDQRMRLYWGLCHVAIAMFIFYRSGGSLAAMALSHLVFFDAGSAAVCVVVDVLGNFEVWRRSSIRHPFGLERAEILAGFAMSIFLLFGGFDLLSHNLKHILESVGDHEAHHEHEHAHDHVSANSLDLVSAAAIASTLVSAYGLKNHARIAKVMRVSYLATLPSILSNPFHFFTLFFSALIALLPLLSISLYDWLDRLICAVISLAMFSLGMRVAVAQGLMLLMSYGGNRGDVGVSAVLREIESESGIARIDGAQFWQVHYGLCMANLKVIITNGYDELALGKLRNRISTLIQNRLGEGYGNGGNVRWEVTVETTVDTTI
- a CDS encoding uncharacterized protein (EggNog:ENOG41~TransMembrane:7 (i40-61o287-303i315-341o353-371i383-409o421-442i483-502o)), translated to MIWYLLYPLRGTTEAPVLAPSHPFRRAVARYGRNASRNAIGTLLASAGVASLLIYPVPFLYTTDFVSAASNLPHHAWTAAQPLRYDAAITPDIIMRSIWIHSSYMQALSPDVLLSALELQDELLGTTQDFNPGRYSGLPPPGDPNAPLSPAQRDALHVVNGLTDQSWAFQSPLLYWNCSRERILADEDILATVNDRKNQSTPANITLRHSIVFSGKRFEDRRLLAADALVITLLYRNASPVGRHWEDVAPSLPAKVGDKWDIYPANGQVSGSQLYEFKFRPITAQDSIIFAVAYAVALLYFLINLTKLRAIKSKFGLIVTVIAQILLSIVSSLTVCAFLNLDLSRIPRAAYPLIVLIMSLDHILRLMNALIRTPSEDSTSNRIGYAFGEIAPAALATSIQNCAILIALSRVVSPGVSEFCIFAAVAIVLDTFYLSTFFLSVLSVDVRRMELGDALAKESMRRNRNANYSRNSSWVKRIVQGKIALSTRVAGTLVVLGFVFIAQSRFFSDRDISRRLSQLYGGKNLEPSLPSPLKTSLLNEIHQARSPTSWLLLQDHDAAHEIIRIIKPSAYSYIARVYEPLVFVKKGSNRAPRMKESILSPAVLDFINHQLTPLVFIDVLVVFLLRRLTAYLLPDDKAKREGLSDSSEEPSLGVKTLSGGHCLDIAMLAYSSGGYAVSVGLDRKICLWSLNNEDRCFTISDPERDIGIKFPVLAIAIDEDSEWLAILSSDAVTFWNIATNVQGPIIAAETYNQKPTAFFLDPNVSSNIPRPVIVWKNGTVVDIEPASGESREFMLCSGLTCARQLISIAGEHQSPTVFLIATSRNGDIHVVERIGMSWGEQKVFTGKLVVDEIHQVVPLSPLAYFLASSKSDVHLINLNDGSTAWSFSIENLRPRSLDCAFSCHRASNAMSIGLKSFTLSYQALDSGDGILHTFTPHEDDDAIFLQNYGIDRAISGWCGWSEAVQTTKRIDNPGVWRLLYDGSAIGLRRRPRTESRNRQQKAISSVRNRLPNAKSQEVGAFNCWELWRAAPGDRQDIDEITPLFPSDEDPGQMIVCEPGPGVKFGESSVAFAFGNVIKVATLSGYKPSGINEVSHESLMNMPTRRRKGGTMARPTGT